One genomic window of Musa acuminata AAA Group cultivar baxijiao unplaced genomic scaffold, Cavendish_Baxijiao_AAA HiC_scaffold_1137, whole genome shotgun sequence includes the following:
- the LOC103999717 gene encoding developmentally-regulated G-protein 2, translated as MGILERIKEIEAEMARTQKNKATEYHLGQLKAKLAKLRTQLLEPPKGSSGAGEGFEVTKFGHGRVALIGFPSVGKSTLLTLLTGTHSEAASYEFTTLTCIPGIINYNDAKIQLLDLPGIIEGASEGKGRGRQVIAVAKSSDIVLMVLDASKSEGHRQILTKELEAVGLRLNKRPPQIYFKKKKTGGISFNSTCALTHIDEKLCYQILHEYKIHNAEVLFREDATVDDLIDVIEGNRKYMKCVYVYNKIDVIGIDDVDRLARQPNSVVISCNLKLNLDRLLARMWEEMGLVRVYSKPQGQQPDFTDPFVLSTDRGGCTVEDFCNHIHRSIIKDLKYVLVWGTSARHYPQHCGLSHNLHDEDVVQIVKKKEKEEGGRGRFKSHTTGPARISDREKKAPLKT; from the exons ATGGGTATCCTTGAGAGAATCAAGGAGATCGAGGCTGAGATGGCCAGGACTCAAAAGAATAAGGCTACAg AGTACCACCTTGGGCAGCTAAAGGCAAAGCTAGCAAAATTAAGAACCCAACTTTTAGAGCCTCCCAAG GGTTCTAGTGGAGCTGGAGAGGGTTTTGAAGTTACAAAGTTTGGTCATGGTCGTGTTGCACTGATCGGTTTCCCGAG TGTGGGGAAGTCTACACTTCTAACTTTGTTGACTGGAACACATTCAGAAGCTGCATCCTATGAGTTCACAACCCTTACTTGCATACCAGGAATTATCAACTATAATGATGCCAAAATCCAACTTCTAGATCTTCCAGGAATCATTGAAGGTGCTTCAGAAGGAAAGGGGCGTGGTAGGCAG GTTATTGCTGTTGCCAAGTCATCAGACATTGTGTTGATGGTTCTTGATGCCTCAAAA AGTGAGGGGCATCGTCAAATATTAACAAAAGAACTGGAAGCTGTTGGTTTGCGTTTGAACAAGAGACCACCTCAG atatattttaaaaagaaaaagactGGAGGCATTTCCTTCAATAGTACGTGTGCTTTGACTCATATTGATGAGAAGCTATGCTATCAAATCCTACACGAGTACAAGATACacaatgcagag GTGCTATTCCGTGAGGATGCTACTGTCGATGATCTTATTGATGTTATCGAGGGGAATCGGAAATACATGAAGTGTGTATATGTCTACAACAAGATTGATGTCATTGGTATTGATGATGTGGACAGACTAGCCCGCCAACCGAATTCAGTAGTCATAAGCTGTAACTTAAAG CTGAACTTGGACAGATTGCTGGCAAGGATGTGGGAAGAAATGGGTCTCGTAAGAGTTTATTCAAAGCCTCAGGGACAACAGCCTGATTTTACAGATCCTTTTGTCCTTTCTACT GATAGAGGTGGATGCACTGTGGAAGACTTCTGTAATCATATACATCGTAGCATAATTAAAGATTTAAAATATGTTCTTGTTTGGGGAACTAGTGCACGGCACTACCCACAACATTGTGGTCTGTCACACAATCTCCATGACGAGGACGTTGTCCAGATAGTGAAGAAGAAG GAAAAGGAGGAAGGGGGGAGAGGTCGGTTTAAATCACATACAACTGGTCCTGCTCGCATATCCGATAGAGAGAAGAAGGCTCCATTGAAGACATGA